The genomic window ATTTGAGAGTATCGCACAAAAATACCTCCCTACACCCACATTTGAACCCACACAGGGCGATGAGGTGCTTATTGGTGGATTCTATAATAAAGCCATAGCCATAGCCCCAAACCAAAATAGCTACAATCAAATCCTAAGCTATAATGAATCCGCCCCTACGCACGAACGGATACAATTTATACATATTGATATGTTTGCGGCATTTTTGGCAAAAGACGGCATTAATGACCCAAAACATAAGCACTTTAAAGAGTTTTGCAATATTTATAGCGTGGGACTCGTATATATTTTTGCCTCAAATGGCATAAACATACTTGATTGTCAAAGCTTCGCGCTTTTAGAGGAGGTGGCTTTGCCACAAATGCAGATTGAATCTACCAGTGCGCCGTTTTTCTCTCGTATTGACAAAATTGATACCGGCTCACTTGCGAGTAAATTGCGCTCCAAAAAATCGCAAAATTATTTTAGCTACTATGACAACCTCTTAGAGCCAAGCCTCAAAGCCTTTCATCTCACACATAAGGAGTAAATATGCTTAATAAATCACATATACAGGTCCTAAAGCGCATTGTGGGCGAAGAAAATTGCTATGACGATAAGGCACATTTGGTGGCGTATTGCTATGATGCAACAAAAGAACGATATGAGCCTGAAGCAGTCGTTTTTCCACGAAATGAAAGTGATGTGAGTGCGGTTTTAACCTATTGCAATGATAATAAGATTCCAATTATCCCACGTGGTGCAGGAAGTGGATTCACAGGTGGAGCATTACCTGTAAAAGGCGGCATTGTTTTGGCTATGGAGCGACACTTTAACCGCATTTTAGAGATTGATGAAAAGAATCTTATCGCGAGGGTGCAGCCCGGAGTGGTGAATAAAATATTCCAAGAAGCTGTGGAGGCAAAGGGTTTATTTTACCCACCTGACCCTGCAAGTCAAGAATACAGCACACTAGGCGGCAATGTGAGTGAAAATGCCGGTGGTATGCGCGCAGCAAAATATGGCATTACAAAAGATTATGTTATGGCACTACGTGCAGTGCTTCCAAATGGTGATATAATTCGCGCAGGAAAAAAAACAATTAAAGATGTCGCAGGATTTAATGTTGCGGGGATTCTTATAGCAAGTGAGGGCTCACTTGCAGTAATTACTGAAATTACCCTCAAACTTATTGCTAAGCCGAAGTTTGCGCGTTCAGCTATGGGCGTGTTTAACGATATAGAATCTGCAATGAATGCTGTGTATAAGACAATGGCAAGTGGGATTACGCCTGTGGCAATGGAGTTTTTGGATAACTTGAGTATCAATGCGGTAGAAGAGCGATTCCATAAGGGGTTACCGACAAATGCCGGGGCGATACTTATTACACAAGTTGATGGCGATTTGGAACAGCAGCTTGATTTTCAACTCGATATTTTGGAGCAGAGATTCAAAGAAAATGGTTGCATTGACTTTAAAATCGCACAAAATGACGAGGAGGCACAAAACCTGTGGTTTGCAAGACGCAATGTGAGCCAGAGTATCACAATCTATGGCAAAAAGAAGCTGAATGAAGACATTACCGTTCCTCGTTCCGCGCTCCCAGAGCTGCTTAATAGAATCTCCGCATTGAGTGGCAAATATGGTTTTAAGATTCCCTGCTTTGGACATACAGGCGATGGCAATGTGCATGTAAATGTAATGGTGAAAGACCCAAGCGACAAGGCAGAGCTACAAAAAGGCTATGAGTGCATAGAGGAGATTTTTAAAATCGCCATTGAGCTAGAGGGAACATTGAGTGGAGAGCACGGCATAGGACTTTCTAAAGCCCCATTTATGCGCCTTGCATTTAGTGAAGCAGAAATGGATTTATTCGCGCGAATAAAGAAAGCATTTGACCCGCACAATATTTTAAATCCGGGAAAAATGGGCTTATAAATGGGAGAGTAGGCAGGATTCTAAGACAAATTAAAGTTTTAGCATAAGTTATAGAATCTTATGAACTAGGTTATTGCAAATAGGGGTGCAAATCATCATATAAAGGTGCAAAATCAGTAATAATATGCCCTCCCTCTATATATAGAATCTGCGCGTAATGCTGCCAATATGCCTGTGAAATACTGCTATCAATGCGCTCATCATTCATAGAAAAACATACTATTATGCGTATATTTTGAGGCATAGGAGTGCGCAAGGCAAGAGCGTAACTTTGCCAATGCGTCTTGCTTAAGATGAAGTGAGATTCAGTATTACTTATACTTTGGGGCTTATCGATATATTTTTTAAGCTGTGTGAGAGACTCAAACACGGGATTAAAAAGTATAAAAGTATGAGGCAAAGCTAATCCAAATTGAGATGCGTAAAGAATAAGTTGCCAGAGATAAAATGCCCCCAAAGAATTGCCAATAAAGCCAAAGGGTGCATTTGATGCAAAATCTTGCCTATAAGCCTTAAGCTGTGTCGCTAGGCTTTGCATATTCATCATAAAATCTCCACCATTATCATAAATAAGCTCAAAAGGCACAATCCCTAAGCCTTCACATA from Helicobacter typhlonius includes these protein-coding regions:
- a CDS encoding plasminogen-binding N-terminal domain-containing protein translates to MRGIMLFLLCVSVLYGIDIKPKRESIIEAKPKSVSFAANGLKVGQSGIILTHKNGYNVIIASTTITRIKDNIAYAEYEPFESIAQKYLPTPTFEPTQGDEVLIGGFYNKAIAIAPNQNSYNQILSYNESAPTHERIQFIHIDMFAAFLAKDGINDPKHKHFKEFCNIYSVGLVYIFASNGINILDCQSFALLEEVALPQMQIESTSAPFFSRIDKIDTGSLASKLRSKKSQNYFSYYDNLLEPSLKAFHLTHKE
- a CDS encoding YqiA/YcfP family alpha/beta fold hydrolase translates to MEFFYSHGFHSSKNSISYKRICEGLGIVPFELIYDNGGDFMMNMQSLATQLKAYRQDFASNAPFGFIGNSLGAFYLWQLILYASQFGLALPHTFILFNPVFESLTQLKKYIDKPQSISNTESHFILSKTHWQSYALALRTPMPQNIRIIVCFSMNDERIDSSISQAYWQHYAQILYIEGGHIITDFAPLYDDLHPYLQ
- a CDS encoding FAD-linked oxidase C-terminal domain-containing protein, whose translation is MLNKSHIQVLKRIVGEENCYDDKAHLVAYCYDATKERYEPEAVVFPRNESDVSAVLTYCNDNKIPIIPRGAGSGFTGGALPVKGGIVLAMERHFNRILEIDEKNLIARVQPGVVNKIFQEAVEAKGLFYPPDPASQEYSTLGGNVSENAGGMRAAKYGITKDYVMALRAVLPNGDIIRAGKKTIKDVAGFNVAGILIASEGSLAVITEITLKLIAKPKFARSAMGVFNDIESAMNAVYKTMASGITPVAMEFLDNLSINAVEERFHKGLPTNAGAILITQVDGDLEQQLDFQLDILEQRFKENGCIDFKIAQNDEEAQNLWFARRNVSQSITIYGKKKLNEDITVPRSALPELLNRISALSGKYGFKIPCFGHTGDGNVHVNVMVKDPSDKAELQKGYECIEEIFKIAIELEGTLSGEHGIGLSKAPFMRLAFSEAEMDLFARIKKAFDPHNILNPGKMGL